One window of the Lytechinus pictus isolate F3 Inbred chromosome 5, Lp3.0, whole genome shotgun sequence genome contains the following:
- the LOC135154054 gene encoding uncharacterized protein LOC135154054 — protein MPYETRAKPQQPHASGATPDQPSLSELKTDIAKLSDLLCKKIDAMHIKISDIEASLKDTSDRALNIEQNEIPKLRNEHKADIAAIEKKLLMMEIYQRKANLLFYGISQNRDENVYDKLRNVFIELGISPEAAAKITIVNAHRLPRKSRTTDGNQGPDPIIAKFAIMTERELLLDAFQGRKKHATDVDDPADRQGASSRPQSRISVRTDLPPAMKYRRGKSSNIAYRLRKEKHLSTKIFVHGTDVILQYKEKSARDWKTYTDEGN, from the coding sequence ATGCCGTACGAAACTCGAGCTAAACCACAGCAGCCACACGCTTCAGGTGCCACGCCCGACCAGCCCTCCCTTAGTGAACTCAAAACGGACATAGCAAAACTATCGGACCTCCTCTGCAAGAAAATAGACGCCATGCACATCAAGATCTCTGATATTGAAGCATCGTTAAAAGACACAAGTGACCGTGCGCTGAACATTGAGCAAAACGAAATCCCAAAGCTTCGTAATGAACATAAAGCTGACATAGCAGCCATCGAAAAAAAACTTCTCATGATGGAAATATACCAGCGCAAAGCTAACCTTCTATTCTACGGAATTAGTCAAAACAGAGATGAGAATGTGTATGACAAATTGAGAAATGTCTTCATTGAGCTCGGCATATCACCTGAAGCGGCAGCGAAGATTACTATTGTGAACGCCCATCGACTCCCCCGGAAATCAAGAACCACGGATGGCAACCAAGGACCGGACCCCATCATAGCGAAATTTGCGATCATGACGGAACGCGAACTCCTACTTGACGCCTTCCAAGGACGTAAGAAGCACGCAACCGATGTTGACGACCCAGCGGATAGGCAAGGCGCATCGAGCAGACCGCAAAGCAGGATTTCCGTCAGAACTGACCTACCGCCTGCAATGAAATATCGTCGCGGAAAGTCATCTAACATCGCTTATCGTCTCCGCAAGGAAAAGCATCTATCAACGAAAATATTCGTTCATGGAACGGATGTTATTCTACAATACAAGGAAAAAAGTGCAAGAGATTGGAAAACGTATACCGATGAAGGAAATTAG